The DNA region TTCGGCCCGGGTCGGGTAGTACTCGGCCAGGGTGGTGATGCGGTCGAACAGTTCGCTGCCGTACTTGTCGTAGAACCACTTCGGGGGCAGCCATTTCGGGTCGGCGGTGAGCCCCGCCCGGACGTCGGCGCGCAACGCCTGCAGCTGATCGGCCTCGGTCAGTGCGATGTCGATCCGCACAGTTCCTCCACGGTGTAGGTGGTCGGGGTCGCGACGACAAGTCGGCGGTCCGGTACGGCGGTCCAACCCGGATCGTCGTCGGTCGGTTCGGAGGCGACGACGATCCGGTCCGGGTCGGCCCGGACGGCCAGGGTGTGGCCGACGGTGCTGGCCCAGCCCTGTGCGCCGTCGGTGAGCAGCAGGTTGAGCCGGGACGCCGGGGCCACCGCGAGCACACCGGTGACGGTGTCGGCGATCGCCGCGGCGGGTGGCGTGCCGGCCCGCAGCCGGTGGCGCACCAGCGCCCACAGCAGCGCGGCGTCGGTGGGCGCGTCGAGGGTGAGCAGGTCGGTCACCGGCAGGGTGGCGGCAAGGTCGGCGACGCTGGCCGGCCAGCCGGCCACCACCCCGTTGTGGCTGAACAACCACCGGCCCTCGGTGAACGGGGCGCAGGCCGTCTCGACCACCGGCATCCCGGGGGTGGCCGAGCGGACGGCGGCGAGCAGCGCGCCGGTGACGGTGGCCCGGGCCAGCTCGGGCAGGCTCTGGTCGGCCCAGATCGGTACGGCCCGGCGGTACCGGACCGGGTTGGCCCGGATGCCGGCGTCGGATCCGGTGCCGGCGTACCAGCCGATGCCGAACCCGTCGGCGTTGACCGTGCCACCGCCACGCATCTGCCGGGGTGCCCAGGACTGGCGGTAGAGGCTGTGCGCCGGGTCGATCAGCAGCGTCGCCAGGCTCGCGGGTGGGCCCAGGTAGAGCTGGTGGCGGCACACTAGGCGACCTCGCCGGGCAGCGGGTCCCGGGCGGTCCGGAAGCCACTGAAGATCTGCCGCCGGATCGGATAGTCCCAGTTGCGGAAGGTGCCCCGGCAGGCGGACCGGTCGGTGCCGAACGAGCCGCCACGCAGCACCCGGTAGTCGCGGCCGAAGAAGACCTGCGAATACTCCCGGTACGGGAAGGCGGTGAAACCGGGGTAACCGTCGAACCAGGTGTCGGTCCACTCCCACACGTCACCGATCAGCTGGTGCACCCCGGCCGGTGAGGCACCGGCCGGGTAGGCACCCACCGGGGCCGGGGACAGATGCCGCTGGCCCAGGTTGGCGTGCTCGGGGCGCGGATCGTCGTCGCCCCACGGGTAGCGGCGGGACCGGCCGGTGGACGGGTCGTACCGGGCGGCCTTCTCCCATTCGGCCTCGGTAGGCAACCGACGACCGGCCCAGTTCGCGTACGCCTGGGCCTCGTACCAGCTGACGTGCACCACCGGCTCGTCAGGCACGATCGCCGACCGTCGGCCGAACCGGGTGCAGCTGCCGTCGCCGTGCCAGTGCGCCGGCCCGGCGAGCGCGGCCCGCAGCCGGTGGGCCCAACCCTGCGGGCTCCACCATCGCTCGTCGTGGTAGCCGCCGTCGTCGATGAACCGCTGGTAGCGGGCATTGGTCACCGGTGCACGGTCGATGAAGAACGCCGGTACGTCGACCGGGTGCCCGGGGCGTTCGTTGTCCAGCGCCCACGGCTCGGTGGAGGTGCCCATGGTGAACGGCCCGGCGGGGACGAGTGCCTCGCCGTCGACCGGCCCGGCCGACGGCGGGGTGGGCGCGGCGGGGAGCACCGGCGGCCCGACCCGCAACTGGTGGGTGGCGAGCATCGTCTCGTCGTGCTGCTGCTCGTGCTGAACGATCATCCCGAAGGCGAAGCCCTGCTCGACCAGCGGCCGGCCGTCGAACGCCACCGTGTCGAGCAGGTCGAGGACCTTGTCCCGGACGGTACGGGTGTAGGCGCGCGCCTCGGTCGGATCCAGCAGCGGCAGCGCGGGGCGGTCGGCGCGGGCGTGTTTGAACGCGTCGTACAGGTGGTCGATGTCGGCGCGGACCGGATCCCGGCCGCCGACGTCGCGGACCAGCCAGAGCTCCTCCTGGTTGCCGATGTGAGCCAGATCCCAGACCAGCGGCGACATCAGTCGCGAATGCTGGCGGACCAGGTCGGCGTCGTCGACGGCGTCGGTGAGGGCGTTGCTGCGTCGCCGGGCGCGATCGAGGTCGTCGGCGAGTACGGCGCGTAGGTCGGTCGGTCCGGTCACAGGTCCTCCTTCGGCAGCCGGCGACGCAGCGAGTGCCGGATCGTGGTGATGGTCGTGGCCGGCAGACCGGTGTCGACCAGGTGGTCGCAGGCGAGTGCGACGACGGCTCGGGCGGCGGTGGCCAGCGCCGGGTCGGCCAGACCGACGCGGGCGGCGTCGGCCCACCGGTCGGCGACCGGGGCGGCGTGGCGCCATGCGGCGCGCAGCGTCTCGTCGCGGGCGAACAGGCTGGCCAGTACGGCGACCGGCGCCAGCCAGTCGCCGGCCGGCTGGGCGTCGAGGTAGCGGATCTCCAGGTAGCCCTGCGGGCGTACCGGTGGGAAGAGCGTGCTCAGGTGCAGCGACAGGTCGGCGTAGGTGGGCGGGCGGGGCAGGCCGCTGCGGATCCAGTCGCCGAACCCGACCCCGGCCGATCGGGACCAGCCGGACCGCCCGTCGGCGATGAACAGCGGCGGGGTGTCCAGGACGCGACGGGTCCAGTCGGCCACCGGGTCCGCCGGCGGCTGTCCCGGTGCGACGGCGGCGGGCGGGGTGGTGCGGGCCGGGTCGAGGGTGAGCCAGGTCCGCATCCGGTGGGACACCCAGCCGGTGTCCCGGTCGGCGTACCGTGCGGAGTTGGCGAAGGTCGCCAGCAGCACCGGCCCGAGTGCGTGCGCGGCCGCCCAGCGCAGCGGCAGTTGGGCGGGGGTTCCGGCGTCGAGGCACACCTGCAGGCCGGCGGTGGCGCACATCATGGTCGCTCCGGCTGCGCCGTACCGGCCGAAGGCGTCGGCCATCGCGGTGTACCGGCGGTTGTGCAGGATGCGCCGGGGCGGCCGGTGGGGGTCGCAGCCGTGGGAGCCGAGCCGCAGGCCGGCCCGGGCTAGCCGGGCGTCGAGGGCGGCGGTGTCGGCGACGGCGTGCCGGTGCAGGTCGGCGACGGAGTCGACCGGCAGGCTGGAGATCTCCACCTGGCCGCCGGGCTCGACGGTGACCTGTCCGCCGTACGGCAGGGGCCGGTGCGGGCTGTCGCGTCGCAGGGTGGGTGGGGCGTGTTCGCCGAGCGCCCGGCCGAGGATCTCCGGGTCGAGTGGACGGGCGGGGTCGTCCACGTGGTGCACGGTCCATTCGAGTTCGACACCGACCCGCCGTGGTGGTCCGGTCTTGAAGCAGATCCGCCCGATGTGGCCGACGGCAGCGGACACGTCGGCGATGACTTCGTCGCCGTCGGCCGGCCGCACGGCGTCGGACAGGTGCAGGTGCTGCACTCCCACCCCTCCAATTGTCACCGTATGTGACGTTGTGACAACAGTTCATCCCACCCTAGCGGCAGGGTCCGACAATCGGCGCCCCGGCGACCGGACAGCACCGCTATCCAGCCCCGTGACCAGCACACCTCGGCAATATGGAAGTTCCCTCAGGAGTCCAGCGGTCGGCATTCTGATGAACATGCGATCACCTTCAGTGATCGGACTGACACTGCGCCAGCCGTACGCCGCAACATCCGATCGCCGCACCATGAGGGAGCCAGGATGGTCATCCGACGGGTCGTCGCGTCGGTCGCCCAACGCCAGGTGCGACACGTCCGTCCGGTGTCCGAGCAGTCGGCGCTCGGCACGGTCGCGACCGTGTACGCCCAGTGCACCGAGGAGATGCGGCTGGTCATCCCACCGGTCCTGCTCCACTCGCCGGCACCGGAGACACTCAGCGCCTTCTGGATGCTGATGCGCGAACCGCTGCTGGTGGTGGGCACGGTGGACCGCGTCGCCAAGGAGGCGGTCGCCGCCGGGGTGTCGGTCGCCAACATCTGCCCGTACTGCGTCGACATGCACAGCACCGGGCTGTACCCGCAGGCCGGGGAGCACGACGCCGAAGCGGTCGTCGCCGACCGGCCACAGGCGATGACGGACCCGCGGCTGCGGGCGCTGGTCGAGTGGGCCCGTAGCGCCCATCTGCCGGACGCCCCGACGCCGGTGCCGTTCACCGAAGCGCAACGGCCGGAGCTGGTCGGTGTCGTCGTCGCCTTCCACTACCTGACCCGGATGGTCAACGTCTTCCTCACCAGCTTCCTGCTGCCGCCCGGACTCACCCCGGCGGCGCGGCGACGGTTCAAGCACGTCGTCGGCCGGCAGCTCGACCCGACGCTGCGGGCGGCACCCGTACCAGGGCGGTCGCTGTCGCTGCTGCCGGCGGCGGCGCTGCCGGCCGACGCCGGCTGGGCGGCCGGCGACCCGACGGTCGCCCAGGCGGCGGCCCGGTCGTACGCGGCGCTGGCCGCCGCCGGCGAACGGTGCCTGTCCGCGCCGGTCCGGCACCTGGTCGAGGAGCGGCTGACGAGTTGGCGCGGCGAGGAGACCGGGCTGTCCCGGCAGTGGTGTGAGGACCTCATCGCCCCGTTGTCCCCGCCGGACCAGGCCGCCGCACGGTTGGCCCTGCTCACCGCCCTGGCGTCGTACCAGGTGGACAACGAGACGGTCGCGGAGTTCCGCCGGCACCACCCGGGCGACCGGACGCTGATCGAGGCCGCGGCCTGGGCCAGCTTCACGGCGGCCCGGCGGGTCGGCGCCTGGCACGTCCCGACCGACCCGGCCCTGCCCGGCGCACCGTCACCGGCTCCGCCCGGAGCACCGTCGTCGGCTCGGCCCGGCGCACCGTCATCAGCTCGGCCCGGCGCACCGTCGTCGGGCCGGCACGCCCGGACCGGATAGCCGACTCAAGGGGTACCGGCCGCCGCGCCGGGGGTGCCGGCACCTGTCGGCACCCGTACCGGAATGGAGAAACTCATGGCAGGCGTCATCGGCGCCGTTCGGCGGTTGGCTCTGGCGCCACCGCTGACCGAGGTCACCTTCGCGCGCCGGGGCTTTCCCGGCGCGTCGGCACCGGCCGCCCGCCGGTTGGAGGCGGTCCCCCAGGCGGTGATCTGCGGCTTCGAATGGGCCATCG from Solwaraspora sp. WMMD791 includes:
- the egtC gene encoding ergothioneine biosynthesis protein EgtC, translating into MCRHQLYLGPPASLATLLIDPAHSLYRQSWAPRQMRGGGTVNADGFGIGWYAGTGSDAGIRANPVRYRRAVPIWADQSLPELARATVTGALLAAVRSATPGMPVVETACAPFTEGRWLFSHNGVVAGWPASVADLAATLPVTDLLTLDAPTDAALLWALVRHRLRAGTPPAAAIADTVTGVLAVAPASRLNLLLTDGAQGWASTVGHTLAVRADPDRIVVASEPTDDDPGWTAVPDRRLVVATPTTYTVEELCGSTSH
- the egtB gene encoding ergothioneine biosynthesis protein EgtB is translated as MTGPTDLRAVLADDLDRARRRSNALTDAVDDADLVRQHSRLMSPLVWDLAHIGNQEELWLVRDVGGRDPVRADIDHLYDAFKHARADRPALPLLDPTEARAYTRTVRDKVLDLLDTVAFDGRPLVEQGFAFGMIVQHEQQHDETMLATHQLRVGPPVLPAAPTPPSAGPVDGEALVPAGPFTMGTSTEPWALDNERPGHPVDVPAFFIDRAPVTNARYQRFIDDGGYHDERWWSPQGWAHRLRAALAGPAHWHGDGSCTRFGRRSAIVPDEPVVHVSWYEAQAYANWAGRRLPTEAEWEKAARYDPSTGRSRRYPWGDDDPRPEHANLGQRHLSPAPVGAYPAGASPAGVHQLIGDVWEWTDTWFDGYPGFTAFPYREYSQVFFGRDYRVLRGGSFGTDRSACRGTFRNWDYPIRRQIFSGFRTARDPLPGEVA
- a CDS encoding glutamate-cysteine ligase family protein; translation: MGVQHLHLSDAVRPADGDEVIADVSAAVGHIGRICFKTGPPRRVGVELEWTVHHVDDPARPLDPEILGRALGEHAPPTLRRDSPHRPLPYGGQVTVEPGGQVEISSLPVDSVADLHRHAVADTAALDARLARAGLRLGSHGCDPHRPPRRILHNRRYTAMADAFGRYGAAGATMMCATAGLQVCLDAGTPAQLPLRWAAAHALGPVLLATFANSARYADRDTGWVSHRMRTWLTLDPARTTPPAAVAPGQPPADPVADWTRRVLDTPPLFIADGRSGWSRSAGVGFGDWIRSGLPRPPTYADLSLHLSTLFPPVRPQGYLEIRYLDAQPAGDWLAPVAVLASLFARDETLRAAWRHAAPVADRWADAARVGLADPALATAARAVVALACDHLVDTGLPATTITTIRHSLRRRLPKEDL
- a CDS encoding carboxymuconolactone decarboxylase family protein, which codes for MVIRRVVASVAQRQVRHVRPVSEQSALGTVATVYAQCTEEMRLVIPPVLLHSPAPETLSAFWMLMREPLLVVGTVDRVAKEAVAAGVSVANICPYCVDMHSTGLYPQAGEHDAEAVVADRPQAMTDPRLRALVEWARSAHLPDAPTPVPFTEAQRPELVGVVVAFHYLTRMVNVFLTSFLLPPGLTPAARRRFKHVVGRQLDPTLRAAPVPGRSLSLLPAAALPADAGWAAGDPTVAQAAARSYAALAAAGERCLSAPVRHLVEERLTSWRGEETGLSRQWCEDLIAPLSPPDQAAARLALLTALASYQVDNETVAEFRRHHPGDRTLIEAAAWASFTAARRVGAWHVPTDPALPGAPSPAPPGAPSSARPGAPSSARPGAPSSGRHARTG